The genomic DNA CAGGGGTTTTCCTCAGAAAAAGAATAAACCAGACGACGCATTCAGCTTCTCTGGCGTAAGGGCGAAGAGAAGAGCTAAAGGAAAAGAGCGGCGTTCGAAAAACAAAAACACAAGCGCAACAACTGAAAACGGCTAGCGAAAGGCAGCCAACTCAATATAAAGCCCCAGCTTCATGAGAAACTGGGGCCATTTTTTTGGATTTTGCTTTCCTGCTTGGTTTTGCTACCATTAAACTATATGGATTTATCAGTTATTATTGTCAGCTGGCGGGTCAAAGACCTGCTCCGTCAGTGTCTCAATTCAATTTACCAGCATACTTCTGGCCTGAAGTTTGAGGTTTTTGTGGTGGATAATAATTCTCTCGACGGCACTATTGAAATGGTCCGGCAGGAATTCCCCCAAGTGGAATTGATTGTTCACGCCAAAAACTATGGTTTTGCCGCCGCCAATAACGAAGCCATCAAATCCGCGGCTGGTCGCTATGTTTTGCTTTTAAATCCGGATACCGAGCTTTTTGATAATGCCCTTGGCCGCATGGTCGAACTGATGGATCGAAATGACGGTTGGGGCATAGCTGGTTGTCGACTTTTAAACACGGACAAAACTCTTCAGGAGTCAGTGCGTCGTTTCCCAGATTGGTTTGGCCAGGCTTTGATTCTATTGAAATTACAGCACACCAGATTGGGCCAAAAAGTATTGCGGCATTATCTGGCCAAAGATTTTAATTACGAGGCCGTTTCCTCGGTCGAGCAGATCATGGGTGCTTTTTTTATGATCCGCCGGTCAGTTTTGGACAAAGTGGGTCTTTTGGATGAACGTTATTTTTATTGGTTTGAAGAAGTTGATTATTGCCGTCGAGCCAAAGACCATGATTTCCAAGTAGTCTATACGCCGGAGCCGGCCGTTATCCATCATGGCGGCGCCAGCTTCAAGCAGCTCAATTGGCACAAACAGATCGTCTGGGATCACTCCTTGCAACATTATTTTTGGCTTCATGGCAAAAAATGGCAGTGGTTTATTTTGTGGTTTCTCCAGCCCATTAGTGTTTTATTAGCTTTATTGATTCACCTTTGGACAAAATAAAAAAAGAGCCCAGCGCTTTTCGCAACTGGGCATAATTCTAAAATGCGTGGGGGATATTATTATATTGTGGTTTTTAACACCTTGACTTTGTAGCCCGGGCCAGGAGACATGGGAGTTTTAGAGATCACGGTAAATCTATTATCGCCAAGTTTTTCTTGGACTTGAGCAGCATTAGGCTTTTGCCATGCTTCGGGGAACTCCACGATTAAAATGCTGTGTTGAGCACGGGCAGTAGAACTACCATTAGGCATAGTCAGAGCCTCCATTTTTTGGGTTTAAGTTTGTTTTTGTTTATATGGATTATGTTTCTCAATATACAATCAAATCATTAATTTGTCAATCATCCATGTCACTATTCCGCAAAACCATTATTTTCCTTATTCTCCTAGAGTTATTATCCATCTTTGCCTGGGGCTGGCCAGTTTTTAATTCGTTTTGTTTTGTGGTTATTTTGGGATTGGTTTTTATTCTGTCTCTAAAAAATTTATCTTTTGGCATTTTAATCGCTCTTGGAGAATTGATTATTGGCTCGCATGGCTATTTATTCTCTTTAAATATTGGACAGGGCTCCACACTGATCTCCATTCGTTTGGGTATTTTTCTGGTGGTGATGCTGGCTTTTGCCATTCAGCTTGTTAAAAAAGGCCTTAACAATTACTGGCAGGAATTAAAAGCTTTTCGGTTTTTCAGATATTATTTGCTTCTGGCCATCGCTATAGTCTGGGGATTTGCCTGGGGCCTTATCCGCGGCAATGATTTTGGTAATATTTTTTTAGATTTTAATAATTGGTTATTTTTTCTTTATCTTTTGCCCCTTATCAGTGTCTCCCAAGAGGAAAAATTCTGGCTCGCCCTGAGAAATGTCGCGCTGTCCTGCCTTGTTTGGCTGATCTTTAAAACTTTATTGTTTTTTTATATCTTTGCGCATCAATTTCTCTGGGCTCTGCCCGAGGCTTACCTCTGGGTGCGCGATACCCGGGTAGGTGAGATCACGCGTTTTACCGACACCTTCTATCGCGTTTTCTTCCAGTCACAAATTTATGCACTTCTAGGGTTTTTTATTTTCCTGCCTCTGGTAAAGAAAGTCCGCATTACCTATTATTCACTTCTCTCCATCGTTTGCCTTTCTGCTGTTCTTGTCAGTCTTTCCCGCTCATTCTGGGTTGGGGTTATCATTGCATTGGTTATTTATTTTTTATTTTTAATTTATCAATTGCGCGTTACGCATTACACATTACGCGTTGCCTCTAAAACTTTTCTACAACGTCTTTTACTTGTAATTCTGATTATCTTAGTTTCTTTTGCTCTATTATTCACCGTGGCTTATGCTCCGCCCCAAATTTCTGGTAATCTAGCCAATCTGTTTCGGGATCGGGCGACCGAAGTCGAGGCCGCTGGCTCTTCCCGGATAAATATGTTAAAACCACTCCTTTTGTCAATTGTGAATCACCCGGTCATTGGTTCTGGTTTTGGTACCACCGTGACCTACCAAAGCGCTGATCCCCGCATTATCCCAGCCACCGCTGGCGGCACCGGCGAATTCACCACTTACGCTTTTGAGTGGGGATACTTGGATTTGCTTTTGAAAATAGGTCTGGCTGGACTATTTGTCTACCTTTTATTAATATATAAATTACTATGTGTTGTTTGGCAACAAACAAAATCAGCAATCAGCAATCAGCGATCAGCAATCAGTAATTCGTTGCCCGGCCTCTTCCTCTCCCTCCTGGCTCTTCTTACTGTGAACGTCTTTACTCCTTATTTGAATCACCCTTTGGGCATCGGGTTTATATTAATTGTTTCAGTTTGGCTAAATTGTCAACAAGCCAAAGAGCTGTCATCCTCGGGCTTGAACCGAGGATCTACTCCTTATTATCCCAATAAATAAATTCTTTTCTTTTTGTTTTTTTCTGGATTGCCCGATCAAGTCGGGCAATGACAATAGGTGTTTTTTTAAATTGAAAATTAAAAATTCTAATTATGGTTTCTGTCTGCATCGTCACTTATAATTCTATGAAATATCTGCCCTATTTTTTGGACAGCATTTTTCATCAAAGCTACTGGCAGGAGAGGGGAGAGTCGCCGGATATTTTTATCGTGGACAATGCCTCTTCGGACAAAACTGTCGAGTATATTCGCACCAATTTTCCCGCTGCGCACCTGCTCCGCAACGTAAACAACATAGGCCTGTCGCGCGCCTGGAATCAGGCCATAAAGATGACTCATGGCGAATATCTTCTCATTATGAACCCCGATGTTATTTTGGACGAGAAATTTTTGTCTATTTTAGTCAAAGATATGGAAGATAATGCTGACCTTGGTTCGGCTGGTGGGAAACTGTATCAGTTGGACTTTGAAAAAGAAGGGGACTATCTTATTGCCCCAGCCAAAACCACCACCCTTGATTCCTGCGGTCTCCTTGGCTACAAAAGCCGACGCTTTGTTGACCGTGGCGCTGGTGAAAAAGACCTGAGCCAATACAATCAAAAAGAAGAAGTTTTTGGCATTAGCGGCGCCTGTCTACTAGTCCGCCGGAGCGCTCTCGAGCGTCTCAAATTTGGTGAAGAATATTTTGATGAAAGTTTTTTTATGTATCAGGAAGACATAGATCTCGCCTGGCGCCTACAGCTTTCTGGCTACAGATCAATTTATGATCCAGCGGCCACCGCCTGGCACCATCGCCGGGCCCGTTCTGGCCAAAAAAGCCAGCTCGCCACCCTAAAATATCGCCGGGATAAAGAAAATTTGGTCAACTTTCATTCTTACAAAAATCACCTAATGCTCCTTTATAAAAATGAGTTTCGTAACAATTTTTTCCTTGATTTCCCTCATATTTTTTGGTATGAGTTGAAAAAATTTCTATATGTGCTAATATTTGAGGCTGGCAATTTTTTCCGCTGCTGGACCTATATTTTAAAAAACAGGGGTCTTTTGAGACAAAAAAGGAGATTGGGTATGAAGCTAAAAAGGGTCAGGCCGGAAGAAGTGAGACAGTGGTTTTTGATAAGTAATAAGCAAGACAAGTAAATCAAGCGAGTTAAGCAAGTCAAGCATGGAAATAAATAGTTTCAGACAAATTTTAGCCTGGCAGAAGGCTCATCAATTGGCTCTGGTCATCTATAAGGCCGTTGGGTATCTACCTGATTATGAAAAATATAATCTAACCAGTCAAATGATTAGAGCCGCTGTTTCCACCTCGGCCAACATAGTAGAAGGCTTTGCTAGGCTTGGCTCGTCAGACAGTCTAAGGTTTTACAACATAGCAGAGGCTTCATTGGAAGAATTAAAATATCACACCTTGCTATGTTTTGATCTTGAGTACTTCAGTCAAAAACAATACCAATATCTATCAACCCTCGAAGATGAAGTCGGCAAAATCTTAAAGGGCTGGATAAAATCACAAATTAAAAACAAAAAAGACCTTACCTAATTCACTTGATTTACTTAACTCGCTTATCCATGAAATTATCCATTGTTGTTCTCAATTACAAAACCAGAAATTTGCTCAAGTACTTCCTCAAAGGAGTGCTTGATTTTAAATTTCCTTGGAGCTGGGAAATAGTAGTGGTGAACAACTCT from Candidatus Kuenenbacteria bacterium includes the following:
- a CDS encoding glycosyltransferase family 2 protein, with amino-acid sequence MDLSVIIVSWRVKDLLRQCLNSIYQHTSGLKFEVFVVDNNSLDGTIEMVRQEFPQVELIVHAKNYGFAAANNEAIKSAAGRYVLLLNPDTELFDNALGRMVELMDRNDGWGIAGCRLLNTDKTLQESVRRFPDWFGQALILLKLQHTRLGQKVLRHYLAKDFNYEAVSSVEQIMGAFFMIRRSVLDKVGLLDERYFYWFEEVDYCRRAKDHDFQVVYTPEPAVIHHGGASFKQLNWHKQIVWDHSLQHYFWLHGKKWQWFILWFLQPISVLLALLIHLWTK
- a CDS encoding glycosyltransferase family 2 protein; protein product: MVSVCIVTYNSMKYLPYFLDSIFHQSYWQERGESPDIFIVDNASSDKTVEYIRTNFPAAHLLRNVNNIGLSRAWNQAIKMTHGEYLLIMNPDVILDEKFLSILVKDMEDNADLGSAGGKLYQLDFEKEGDYLIAPAKTTTLDSCGLLGYKSRRFVDRGAGEKDLSQYNQKEEVFGISGACLLVRRSALERLKFGEEYFDESFFMYQEDIDLAWRLQLSGYRSIYDPAATAWHHRRARSGQKSQLATLKYRRDKENLVNFHSYKNHLMLLYKNEFRNNFFLDFPHIFWYELKKFLYVLIFEAGNFFRCWTYILKNRGLLRQKRRLGMKLKRVRPEEVRQWFLISNKQDK
- a CDS encoding four helix bundle protein; translation: MEINSFRQILAWQKAHQLALVIYKAVGYLPDYEKYNLTSQMIRAAVSTSANIVEGFARLGSSDSLRFYNIAEASLEELKYHTLLCFDLEYFSQKQYQYLSTLEDEVGKILKGWIKSQIKNKKDLT